The proteins below are encoded in one region of uncultured Eubacteriales bacterium:
- the dus gene encoding putative tRNA-dihydrouridine synthase 1 (Evidence 3 : Function proposed based on presence of conserved amino acid motif, structural feature or limited homology), protein MKIGKVEISSRLALAPMAGVTDLAFRTTCRELGAGYTVTEMVSAKALCYQDKKSLPLLKLGEGEHPCAAQLFGSDEESMERAAAIAAEVSGCDVLDINMGCPVPKVAQNGDGSGLMRDVNKAVRVLKAVIRGAGEVPVTVKFRLGWDKGSINCVEFARAMEEAGAAAVTVHGRTRTQMYAGTANWDYIRSVKEALRIPVIANGDVFDASSAVRILKYTGADMAMVGRGAFGNPWVFQQARAALEGEEIPPMPSLAERCDTAVRQFELAAEYKGEHIACLEARKHYAWYLKGVPYAGYYKEQISQISTMEDVYRITAGIKRDLK, encoded by the coding sequence GTGAAAATAGGAAAAGTAGAAATAAGCTCAAGACTGGCCCTGGCTCCCATGGCGGGGGTCACGGACTTGGCCTTTCGCACCACCTGCCGGGAGCTGGGGGCGGGGTACACCGTCACCGAGATGGTCTCGGCCAAGGCTCTGTGCTACCAGGATAAAAAGTCCCTCCCCCTGCTGAAATTGGGAGAGGGGGAGCATCCCTGCGCCGCCCAGCTCTTCGGCAGCGACGAGGAGAGCATGGAGCGCGCCGCTGCCATTGCGGCGGAGGTCTCGGGGTGCGATGTTCTCGACATCAACATGGGCTGCCCCGTGCCCAAGGTAGCCCAGAACGGGGACGGCTCCGGCCTCATGCGGGACGTGAACAAAGCGGTGCGTGTCCTCAAGGCTGTCATCCGGGGTGCGGGGGAGGTCCCTGTAACCGTGAAGTTTCGCCTGGGATGGGACAAGGGCAGCATCAACTGCGTGGAATTCGCAAGGGCGATGGAAGAGGCGGGGGCGGCGGCGGTGACTGTCCATGGCCGCACCCGCACCCAGATGTACGCCGGGACGGCCAACTGGGACTATATCCGCTCGGTGAAAGAGGCGTTGCGCATTCCTGTCATCGCCAACGGCGACGTGTTCGATGCCTCTTCCGCCGTCCGTATTTTGAAATATACCGGGGCGGACATGGCGATGGTGGGCCGGGGCGCCTTCGGGAATCCCTGGGTCTTTCAGCAGGCCCGCGCGGCCTTAGAGGGAGAAGAAATCCCGCCCATGCCATCCCTGGCGGAGCGATGTGACACGGCGGTGCGTCAGTTTGAGCTGGCGGCGGAGTATAAAGGGGAGCATATCGCCTGCCTTGAGGCCAGGAAACATTACGCCTGGTATCTTAAGGGCGTGCCCTACGCGGGGTATTACAAGGAGCAGATCAGCCAGATATCCACCATGGAGGACGTCTACCGCATCACAGCGGGTATCAAGCGGGATTTAAAATAA
- a CDS encoding putative stage II sporulation protein E (Evidence 3 : Function proposed based on presence of conserved amino acid motif, structural feature or limited homology), with protein sequence MATKESLKTRAARAREEMRETGRLVLRAPALVHTAECAIHFLLGAMLSGAEIFGGYAPFGLALVGASGSGLDGFAALLGACFGYLSFQGFTEGLRYVAAAILTFSVSFAFYDVKLCKKVWFMPVCAAGMDAVTGFVYLSRNGWFTADSIFFLTELLLVGAGVYFYRTALTPWRGKREEAPLTMKQLISLLILGGTVLITLAGIPVLWGLSLGRLAATLAVMVTAYQCGVGPGAAVGVLSGLAMDIAGAGAPFYSMAYGFAGVIAGVFRRQGKLFFAVSYVLANAIAVLWTWNDGLQIAILYEVFVASVVFMVLPDRLFRWVGALAVEEPKRDTGSKARVYLKTRLNASAAAFRALHESLRSAFAAPARNDGDSSSVFDRAADQVCRRCPLQTSCWQKEYVATFNALNDALPAMLERGRGEAGDFPPYFASRCLHFPAFLAAANEELAALLYRRRFQARLRENRSSVCRQYGSLAEILGEAAAEFSVELTPDPVRERRLRQHLTALGLEGEVAAFYDEAGHLRVELEGPRLEALTTEEELRKLSALAGAPLRQAGADEGPKRDRLVLLQAEPLMAVAGVAARKKDGQTVSGDTGAWFKLDDGSLYVLLCDGMGSGPEASEDSTLAVKLLEQFLRAGVTPDAALRTLNGALALRCEEKGGFTTIDLLRVDLFTGEAAVYKYGAAPTYIRHGSRVSRVSGSALPAGLAEGESTPDKSSFKLEPGDCVVLVSDGITGGGEDVWLRELLAAFASDSPKDLACALIAESENRETGVDDRTTLVLRLAERS encoded by the coding sequence ATGGCGACCAAGGAAAGCCTGAAAACCCGCGCCGCCCGGGCGAGGGAAGAGATGCGTGAGACGGGGCGACTGGTGCTCCGAGCCCCTGCCCTGGTACATACGGCAGAGTGCGCCATCCACTTTTTGCTGGGGGCCATGCTGTCAGGGGCGGAGATTTTCGGCGGGTACGCCCCCTTCGGCCTTGCGCTGGTGGGGGCCTCCGGCTCGGGACTGGACGGTTTCGCCGCCCTGCTGGGGGCTTGTTTCGGATACCTGAGCTTTCAGGGCTTTACCGAGGGCCTGCGGTACGTGGCCGCCGCCATTCTGACCTTCTCAGTGTCCTTCGCCTTTTATGACGTAAAACTCTGCAAGAAGGTCTGGTTTATGCCGGTATGCGCGGCGGGGATGGACGCGGTCACCGGGTTCGTCTACCTCTCTCGTAACGGGTGGTTCACCGCCGACTCAATCTTCTTCCTGACGGAGCTGCTGCTGGTGGGCGCGGGAGTCTACTTCTACCGTACAGCCCTAACCCCATGGCGCGGCAAGCGGGAAGAGGCCCCCCTCACTATGAAGCAGCTCATCAGCCTGCTCATCCTGGGCGGGACGGTGCTCATCACCTTGGCGGGCATTCCGGTGCTTTGGGGCCTCTCCTTGGGGCGGCTGGCGGCGACCCTGGCGGTGATGGTGACGGCCTATCAATGCGGCGTGGGCCCCGGCGCGGCGGTGGGTGTCCTCTCGGGCCTCGCCATGGATATCGCAGGGGCGGGGGCCCCCTTTTACAGCATGGCCTATGGTTTCGCCGGGGTAATCGCCGGGGTATTCCGGCGGCAGGGGAAATTATTTTTCGCGGTGTCCTATGTCCTCGCTAACGCCATCGCAGTCCTGTGGACCTGGAACGACGGGCTGCAGATTGCCATCCTCTACGAGGTCTTTGTGGCGTCGGTGGTCTTTATGGTCCTGCCCGACCGGCTCTTCCGCTGGGTGGGGGCTCTGGCGGTGGAGGAGCCCAAGCGGGACACCGGCTCCAAGGCCCGGGTCTACCTGAAGACTCGGCTGAACGCCTCCGCCGCCGCATTCCGGGCTCTGCATGAGTCCCTGCGGTCCGCCTTTGCCGCCCCTGCGCGCAACGACGGTGACTCCTCCTCGGTCTTTGACCGGGCGGCCGACCAAGTCTGCCGCCGGTGCCCTCTTCAAACCTCCTGCTGGCAAAAGGAATACGTGGCTACCTTTAACGCCCTCAACGACGCTCTCCCCGCCATGCTTGAGCGTGGGCGGGGAGAGGCAGGGGATTTCCCCCCTTACTTCGCAAGCCGCTGCCTCCACTTCCCCGCCTTCCTGGCCGCCGCCAACGAGGAGCTCGCCGCTCTCCTCTACCGCCGCCGGTTCCAAGCCCGCCTAAGGGAGAACCGTTCCTCGGTCTGCCGCCAGTACGGCTCCCTGGCCGAAATTCTGGGGGAGGCCGCAGCCGAGTTCAGCGTGGAGCTCACCCCCGACCCGGTACGGGAGCGCCGCCTGCGCCAGCACCTGACCGCCCTGGGCCTGGAGGGGGAGGTAGCCGCCTTTTACGACGAGGCGGGCCATCTCCGTGTGGAGCTGGAGGGCCCCAGGTTGGAGGCCCTTACCACCGAGGAAGAGCTGCGCAAACTCTCCGCTCTGGCCGGCGCCCCCCTGCGGCAGGCCGGCGCCGACGAGGGGCCGAAACGGGACCGGCTGGTCCTCCTCCAGGCCGAGCCCCTGATGGCGGTGGCCGGTGTGGCCGCCCGGAAAAAGGATGGACAGACTGTCAGCGGAGACACGGGAGCCTGGTTCAAGCTGGACGACGGCAGCCTTTACGTTCTCCTCTGCGACGGCATGGGCAGCGGCCCAGAGGCCAGCGAGGACTCCACCCTGGCTGTGAAACTGCTGGAGCAATTTTTACGGGCGGGGGTCACACCGGATGCCGCCCTGCGCACTCTCAACGGAGCTCTGGCTCTCCGATGCGAGGAGAAGGGGGGCTTTACCACCATCGACCTTCTGCGGGTGGACCTCTTCACCGGGGAGGCCGCCGTCTACAAGTACGGCGCGGCCCCCACCTATATCCGGCATGGCAGCCGGGTGAGCCGAGTTAGCGGCAGCGCCCTGCCCGCGGGCCTTGCCGAGGGAGAGAGCACCCCGGACAAGAGCTCTTTCAAGCTGGAACCCGGGGACTGCGTGGTTTTGGTCAGTGACGGCATCACCGGTGGGGGCGAGGATGTCTGGCTCCGGGAGCTGCTGGCCGCTTTCGCGTCGGACAGCCCTAAAGACCTGGCCTGCGCCCTCATCGCCGAGAGTGAGAACCGCGAAACCGGCGTGGATGACCGCACCACTCTGGTCCTCCGCCTCGCGGAGCGTAGCTGA
- the rnr gene encoding Ribonuclease R — protein sequence MARGKKTVEQMAGTFQGSGRGFGFFTPKDRKSREDDWFIPPRATGGAWHGDSVLAEPDGEPDGDGRRTAKIVKVTARANRLVTGTVRRYERELWLEPDSDKLPGPVKLVGKHAGVRAGEKAAAEIQSYGAGGKPPMGALRETFGRSGSREAGVAAILYHYEIDEAFPQAVLEEAQRAPQSVSQEAAQGRLDLREKAVITIDGASSKDFDDAVSLMKNMAGDWVLGVHIADVSSYVPEKSALDMEAWERGTSVYFADRVVPMLPVALSNGICSLNPGVDRLALSCIMTMGKDGEVKSHEIRKSVLRSTERMTYEDCNVMLDEGPAGDSRKAELEARYAHILPMLRDMAALAKALERRRKLRGSLDLDTSESYILCDEEGRPVEIRARKQGVSEALIESFMLAANETVAQHLFDAHKPAVYRVHEKPSLEKIEGLKTMLEPFGYTVREPDSFALQKILDGVKDKPEAPIISTMVLRSLMKARYDVQNLGHFGLAAKYYCHFTSPIRRYPDLMVHRILSQVLEDGEKPGTAPWEKRMAVMAQKAAVQSSEREIAAQSAEREIEKLYMAEYMQDHMDEVFLGAVSGVTKYGVFIMLTSGVEGFLPVEALPSDRYHHDEGRMTLRGEYKGEVFSFGMGLKVVCVAADPGSGRIEFRLEGHVEETERPRVRAKDERSSRPGGAGKRTIHTPKPGHRRKKR from the coding sequence ATGGCGAGAGGGAAAAAGACAGTGGAACAGATGGCCGGGACCTTCCAGGGCAGCGGGAGAGGATTTGGCTTTTTCACACCAAAGGACAGGAAGAGCCGGGAGGACGACTGGTTTATTCCGCCCCGAGCCACAGGCGGAGCCTGGCACGGGGACTCCGTGCTTGCCGAGCCTGATGGGGAGCCCGATGGCGACGGACGGCGCACCGCGAAGATCGTCAAGGTCACGGCACGGGCAAACCGCCTGGTGACGGGGACGGTGCGCCGGTATGAGCGGGAGCTCTGGCTGGAGCCGGACAGCGACAAGCTGCCCGGGCCTGTCAAACTGGTGGGAAAGCATGCGGGCGTCCGGGCTGGGGAGAAGGCGGCGGCGGAGATACAGAGCTACGGAGCGGGGGGCAAGCCCCCAATGGGCGCGCTGCGGGAGACTTTTGGCCGCTCAGGTAGCCGGGAGGCCGGGGTGGCCGCCATCCTCTACCACTATGAAATCGACGAGGCCTTCCCCCAGGCCGTGCTGGAGGAGGCGCAGCGCGCGCCTCAGTCGGTCTCTCAGGAGGCCGCCCAGGGGAGGTTGGACCTGCGGGAGAAGGCGGTCATTACCATCGACGGCGCATCCTCCAAGGATTTTGACGACGCAGTCTCTCTTATGAAAAATATGGCGGGGGACTGGGTGCTGGGGGTCCACATCGCCGACGTGAGCAGCTACGTCCCAGAGAAATCGGCCCTCGACATGGAGGCATGGGAGCGGGGCACCTCGGTCTACTTTGCGGACCGGGTGGTGCCCATGCTGCCGGTGGCCCTCTCCAACGGAATCTGTTCACTCAATCCGGGGGTGGACCGGCTGGCCCTCTCCTGTATCATGACCATGGGTAAGGACGGCGAGGTGAAGAGCCATGAGATCCGAAAGAGCGTCCTCCGCAGCACTGAGCGGATGACCTATGAGGATTGCAACGTGATGCTTGATGAGGGACCCGCCGGGGACAGCCGTAAGGCCGAGCTGGAGGCGCGGTACGCCCACATTTTGCCCATGCTGCGGGACATGGCGGCTCTGGCGAAAGCACTGGAGAGGCGGCGCAAGCTCCGGGGCAGTCTGGACCTTGACACCAGCGAGAGCTATATTCTCTGCGATGAGGAGGGCCGCCCGGTAGAAATCCGCGCCCGGAAACAGGGCGTGAGCGAGGCCCTCATCGAGTCCTTCATGCTCGCCGCCAACGAGACCGTGGCCCAGCACCTTTTCGATGCCCACAAGCCCGCGGTCTACCGGGTCCATGAGAAACCCTCCCTGGAGAAAATTGAGGGCCTGAAGACCATGCTGGAGCCCTTCGGGTATACGGTCCGGGAGCCGGACAGCTTTGCCCTGCAGAAGATTTTAGACGGCGTAAAGGACAAGCCCGAGGCCCCCATCATCTCCACCATGGTACTGCGATCTCTTATGAAGGCCCGTTATGATGTGCAGAACCTGGGCCACTTTGGCCTCGCGGCCAAATACTACTGCCATTTCACAAGCCCCATCCGCCGCTATCCCGACCTGATGGTCCACCGTATCTTGAGTCAAGTGCTGGAGGACGGGGAAAAGCCGGGGACGGCCCCCTGGGAGAAACGCATGGCAGTTATGGCACAGAAGGCGGCGGTACAGTCTTCCGAGCGGGAGATCGCTGCCCAGAGTGCCGAGCGGGAGATCGAAAAGCTCTATATGGCCGAGTATATGCAAGACCATATGGACGAGGTGTTCCTGGGTGCGGTATCCGGTGTGACCAAGTACGGCGTGTTTATTATGTTAACTTCTGGCGTGGAGGGCTTTCTCCCGGTGGAGGCCCTGCCCTCCGACCGCTACCACCATGACGAGGGGCGTATGACCCTTCGGGGGGAATACAAGGGAGAGGTCTTTTCCTTTGGCATGGGGCTGAAGGTGGTATGCGTCGCGGCCGATCCCGGAAGCGGGCGTATCGAGTTCCGACTGGAGGGCCATGTGGAGGAGACCGAGCGGCCCAGGGTGCGGGCGAAGGACGAGCGCTCCTCCCGTCCCGGCGGGGCAGGCAAGCGGACCATCCACACGCCCAAACCGGGACATCGGCGGAAAAAGAGATAA
- a CDS encoding Translation elongation factor G, with protein sequence MSYSAQNIRNICLLGHGGNGKTSLVESMLYLTGATDRLGRIADGNTVCDYDPEETKRQISISTAVAPVEHNGCKINVLDTPGYFDFAGEVMEALQVADAAVIVCASKAGALSVGAGKAWKYCEKRRLPRLIYISRTDEENADYNAAFDTLRAEFGKNVAPLIAPIWDENKKVTGLIDVLHKRAYAFEKGSRVEMDVPADKQSVLDELYDALKESVAETSEEFMEKYFNGEDFTYAEMIQGLRTGVRERSLFPVVSGSAVQGLGTRILLDTIVELLPNPLEGQILMAENADGERSEFVSSPGALPTAYIFKTVSDQYGKYSYLKVLSGSIKPDLLMVNARTGETEKLGRLYIIRGKKTEEVKELQCGDIGAVAKMEKVKTGDTLCEPRKVVKIDPIPFAEPCYSVAIAPKTKGQEEKIASGLTRLGEEDPTFNWVNNGETHQMVISGAGDMQMDVLVSRLRSRFSVECELSEPRVPYREKIRKKVEIQGRHKKQTGGHGQFGDVWMRFEPGDTEELQFCEEVVGGSVPKNFFPAVEKGLREAVVRGVLAGYPVVNLKATLFDGSYHPVDSSEMAFKMAVQIAYKTGMPQASPILLEPIGELKVTIPDSYMGDVIGDLNKRRGRVMGMNPDGEGNQVVEAEVPMAEMSTYAIDLRSLTQSRGSFTFHFVRYEDAAPAAQEKAIAEAKLMAEEAD encoded by the coding sequence ATGAGCTATTCCGCGCAAAACATCCGCAACATCTGCCTGCTGGGGCATGGTGGGAACGGAAAGACCTCCCTGGTGGAGAGTATGCTGTATTTGACCGGCGCTACTGATCGGCTGGGCCGGATTGCCGACGGGAACACCGTGTGCGATTATGACCCCGAGGAGACCAAACGCCAGATTTCCATCTCCACCGCCGTGGCTCCCGTGGAGCACAACGGCTGCAAGATCAACGTGCTGGACACTCCGGGCTACTTTGACTTTGCCGGCGAGGTGATGGAGGCCCTCCAGGTGGCCGACGCCGCCGTCATTGTCTGCGCTTCCAAGGCCGGGGCCCTCAGCGTGGGCGCTGGCAAGGCGTGGAAGTATTGTGAGAAACGCAGACTGCCCCGCCTCATCTATATCTCCAGGACCGACGAGGAGAACGCCGACTACAACGCCGCTTTCGATACCCTGCGCGCCGAATTTGGCAAGAACGTGGCCCCCCTCATCGCCCCCATCTGGGACGAGAATAAGAAGGTTACCGGCCTCATCGACGTGCTCCATAAGAGGGCCTACGCCTTCGAGAAGGGCTCACGCGTGGAGATGGACGTACCCGCGGACAAGCAGTCGGTCCTGGATGAGCTGTACGACGCCCTCAAGGAATCGGTTGCTGAGACCAGCGAGGAGTTCATGGAAAAATATTTTAACGGTGAAGACTTCACCTACGCTGAGATGATCCAGGGTCTGCGGACCGGCGTGCGGGAGCGCTCCCTCTTCCCTGTGGTCAGCGGCAGCGCGGTCCAGGGCCTGGGCACCCGTATTTTGCTAGATACTATCGTGGAGCTGCTGCCCAACCCCCTGGAGGGCCAGATTCTCATGGCCGAGAACGCCGACGGCGAGCGCAGCGAGTTTGTCTCCTCCCCCGGTGCCCTCCCCACCGCCTATATTTTCAAGACGGTCTCCGACCAGTACGGAAAATACTCCTACCTGAAGGTCCTCTCCGGCTCCATCAAGCCCGACCTGCTTATGGTCAACGCCCGCACCGGCGAGACCGAGAAACTCGGCCGCCTCTATATCATCCGGGGCAAGAAGACCGAGGAGGTCAAGGAGCTCCAGTGCGGCGACATCGGTGCCGTGGCTAAGATGGAAAAGGTCAAGACCGGTGACACCCTGTGCGAGCCCCGCAAGGTGGTCAAGATCGATCCCATTCCCTTTGCTGAGCCATGCTACTCGGTGGCCATCGCGCCTAAGACCAAGGGCCAGGAGGAGAAGATCGCCTCCGGTCTCACCCGTCTTGGCGAGGAGGATCCCACCTTCAATTGGGTCAACAACGGCGAGACCCACCAGATGGTGATTTCCGGCGCGGGCGATATGCAGATGGACGTGCTGGTCTCCCGGCTGAGGAGCCGTTTCAGCGTGGAGTGTGAGCTCAGCGAACCCCGCGTGCCCTACCGTGAGAAAATCCGTAAGAAGGTAGAGATCCAAGGCCGACACAAGAAACAGACCGGCGGCCACGGCCAGTTTGGCGATGTGTGGATGCGCTTTGAGCCCGGTGACACCGAGGAACTCCAATTCTGCGAGGAGGTCGTGGGCGGCAGCGTACCTAAGAACTTCTTCCCCGCCGTGGAGAAGGGTCTGCGCGAGGCCGTGGTCCGCGGCGTGCTGGCCGGCTACCCCGTGGTAAACCTCAAGGCCACCCTGTTTGATGGGTCCTACCACCCGGTGGACTCCTCCGAAATGGCCTTTAAGATGGCAGTGCAGATCGCATACAAGACCGGCATGCCCCAGGCAAGCCCCATTTTGCTGGAGCCCATCGGCGAACTGAAGGTCACCATCCCCGACAGCTACATGGGCGATGTCATCGGCGACCTCAACAAGCGCCGTGGCCGCGTCATGGGCATGAATCCCGACGGCGAGGGCAACCAGGTGGTAGAGGCCGAGGTCCCCATGGCCGAGATGAGCACCTACGCCATCGACCTGCGCAGCCTCACCCAGTCCCGCGGCTCCTTCACGTTCCACTTCGTCCGCTACGAGGATGCCGCCCCCGCAGCCCAGGAGAAAGCCATCGCCGAAGCCAAGCTCATGGCTGAAGAGGCGGATTAG
- the rd gene encoding Rubredoxin, whose translation MDKYVCGLCGYIYDPADGDPDNGVAPGTAWEDMPSDWVCPLCGASRDQFSKA comes from the coding sequence ATGGACAAGTACGTATGCGGCCTCTGCGGCTATATCTATGACCCCGCCGACGGTGACCCCGATAACGGCGTTGCCCCCGGCACCGCCTGGGAAGACATGCCCTCCGATTGGGTCTGCCCCCTCTGTGGGGCCTCCAGAGACCAGTTCTCTAAGGCTTGA
- a CDS encoding Glycosyl hydrolase family 3 protein produces MKRNTLLLLLLFVFALITGCVPHTVEPMETQAAAVVPTLTAPPQMPASAPVPQPPPDPVEERLFAMTLQEKVGQIFVAGVEGTTPGEDGYSAIQDYRVGGIILFGRNVESAGQLVALTNGLKELNGDYVNLFLAVDEEGGRVSRMPAEVTDLPSPYDYIRAGGDPHLRGQALAEACRVFGFNLDFAPVLDVWSNPANTVIGNRAMGTDWDQVAALASDAANGLAENGVVPVVKHFPGHGDTAVDSHVALPVVDKTLEELRTEELKPFRAAIDASAPAVMVAHILMRQLDPEYPASLSPQVVTGLLREELGFDGMVVTDDLTMSAILDRYSIGEAAVLAVEAGCDLLLVCHGAENLKAAYDGLLAAVESGRVTEARLNESVRRILTVKEKFQISAEAVPAPEVAALNERLEALS; encoded by the coding sequence ATGAAGCGTAATACTTTGCTGCTATTATTACTGTTTGTATTCGCGCTTATTACAGGGTGCGTCCCTCATACGGTGGAGCCGATGGAGACCCAGGCGGCGGCGGTAGTGCCCACACTTACCGCCCCGCCTCAGATGCCCGCGTCCGCGCCTGTCCCTCAGCCGCCCCCCGACCCGGTGGAGGAGCGGCTCTTCGCCATGACCCTGCAGGAGAAGGTGGGGCAGATTTTTGTTGCGGGAGTCGAGGGGACTACTCCCGGCGAGGACGGGTATTCCGCCATCCAGGACTACCGGGTGGGGGGTATCATCCTCTTCGGAAGGAACGTGGAGAGCGCCGGTCAGCTGGTAGCGCTGACCAATGGACTGAAGGAGTTGAACGGAGATTATGTAAACTTGTTCCTCGCCGTGGACGAGGAGGGAGGACGGGTTTCCCGGATGCCAGCCGAGGTGACTGATCTGCCCAGCCCTTACGACTACATAAGGGCTGGAGGCGACCCCCACCTCCGTGGCCAGGCGCTGGCGGAGGCGTGCAGGGTCTTTGGGTTCAACCTTGACTTTGCCCCCGTGCTGGATGTATGGAGCAATCCGGCCAACACCGTCATCGGGAACCGGGCCATGGGGACCGACTGGGACCAGGTGGCCGCGCTGGCATCGGATGCGGCGAACGGCCTTGCAGAAAATGGAGTGGTTCCGGTGGTCAAGCACTTCCCTGGACATGGGGACACCGCTGTGGACTCCCACGTGGCCCTGCCCGTAGTGGACAAGACGCTGGAGGAGCTGCGGACGGAGGAGCTAAAGCCCTTCCGTGCTGCCATCGACGCGAGTGCGCCCGCCGTCATGGTGGCCCATATCCTTATGCGCCAGCTCGACCCGGAGTACCCCGCGTCCCTGTCACCGCAGGTGGTGACCGGACTTTTACGGGAGGAGCTGGGCTTTGATGGCATGGTGGTCACCGACGACCTGACTATGAGCGCGATTTTGGACCGCTACTCTATAGGCGAGGCCGCCGTGCTGGCGGTGGAGGCCGGGTGCGACCTGCTGTTGGTCTGCCATGGGGCGGAGAATTTGAAAGCCGCCTACGATGGCCTTCTGGCTGCGGTGGAGAGTGGGCGCGTTACCGAGGCGCGGCTCAACGAGAGCGTCCGACGGATCTTAACGGTTAAGGAGAAGTTTCAAATCAGTGCCGAGGCCGTCCCTGCCCCTGAAGTTGCGGCGCTGAACGAGAGGTTGGAAGCGTTGTCATAA
- a CDS encoding conserved exported hypothetical protein (Evidence 4 : Homologs of previously reported genes of unknown function), giving the protein MRKFLAPLLLLALLAALTLPAGAYADLPEGHWAYADVTRAAALGVLKGYEDGTMHPEAFLSWGQCLVMLGRAFYGNALAARPKDESLHWATGAYTAALSAGVLEEDDFLPIAPTALDAPLTRQDMAVLLDRIFLFAGAEPVEVEFLPLLSDFADLPRAYQASVLQCSARGLIKGYEDGRFGGGDTLTRAAGAALIIRALALTEDLPYKPSIEPPVAEAPITIEPGPLTALGSNPEKLIRLYGTADMSRYPSREEAEAHMADVTVPVWRLDRTSGVKAPSQLTFTVNAAIAEDMSAIFTEIFNDPEQFPIYSIGGYDWRGNSAKGEHNCGTAVDINYIENYQISFDGRIGAGECWLPEENPWSIPPEGSVVRIFNAHGYTWGGNGWPDTSGKDYMHFSYLGV; this is encoded by the coding sequence ATGCGCAAGTTTCTCGCTCCCCTCCTTCTCCTGGCCCTCCTGGCTGCCCTCACCCTCCCTGCCGGGGCCTATGCCGACCTACCCGAAGGCCACTGGGCCTATGCCGACGTGACTCGGGCCGCGGCCCTGGGTGTCCTCAAAGGATATGAGGACGGCACCATGCACCCGGAGGCCTTCCTCTCCTGGGGCCAGTGCCTCGTCATGCTGGGCCGGGCGTTCTATGGCAACGCGCTTGCGGCCCGACCCAAGGATGAGTCTCTCCACTGGGCGACGGGGGCCTACACGGCAGCCCTGTCCGCCGGCGTGCTGGAGGAGGACGACTTCCTCCCCATCGCCCCCACCGCACTGGATGCCCCCCTTACCCGCCAGGACATGGCCGTACTGCTGGACCGGATATTCCTCTTTGCTGGGGCGGAGCCGGTGGAGGTGGAATTCCTCCCTCTCCTCTCCGACTTTGCCGACCTGCCCAGAGCCTATCAGGCCTCCGTCCTCCAGTGCTCGGCCCGAGGGCTGATCAAGGGCTACGAGGACGGGCGGTTCGGCGGTGGAGATACCCTCACCCGGGCAGCAGGGGCAGCCCTCATCATCCGCGCCCTGGCCCTGACCGAGGACCTTCCCTATAAACCCTCTATAGAACCCCCCGTGGCCGAGGCCCCCATAACGATAGAGCCCGGCCCTCTCACCGCTTTAGGCAGCAACCCAGAAAAACTGATTCGTCTCTACGGCACTGCCGACATGAGCCGCTACCCCTCCCGGGAAGAGGCAGAGGCCCACATGGCGGACGTAACGGTCCCGGTCTGGCGGCTGGACCGCACCAGCGGCGTAAAGGCCCCCTCTCAGCTCACTTTCACAGTAAACGCCGCCATCGCGGAGGACATGAGTGCCATCTTCACTGAGATCTTCAACGACCCCGAGCAATTCCCCATCTACTCGATCGGCGGGTACGACTGGCGGGGAAACAGTGCCAAGGGCGAGCACAACTGCGGCACTGCCGTAGACATTAACTACATTGAAAACTATCAGATCTCCTTCGATGGGCGCATCGGCGCAGGGGAGTGTTGGCTCCCTGAAGAGAACCCCTGGTCCATTCCGCCGGAAGGCAGCGTGGTGCGCATCTTTAACGCTCATGGGTACACCTGGGGAGGCAACGGCTGGCCCGATACCTCAGGCAAGGACTATATGCACTTCTCCTATTTAGGCGTATAA